In the genome of Impatiens glandulifera chromosome 6, dImpGla2.1, whole genome shotgun sequence, the window AGAAGATCTCTGTAGAGAAAATCGAACAAGAACAGAGAGCCATTAAAGCCGAGGAAGCCCTAAGAAAGACTAGATTACAAAACGCTATTACAGCAGAGAAACTTCAGGAGGAATTCAGAAGACTATCGATTCAAATGACATCCACATTCGAAGCAAACGAAGTTTTGGCCACAAAAGCAATGACAGAAGCCAGCCAACTTCGTTTCGAGAAACGAAATTTGGAAGAACAGCTTAAGCTTATCAAAGACAAGTATGAAGATGAAATTCGCAACCTTTCTGGGAAATCTAACGAAAACTCGAATGACTTACATAAGGTGAACATTTTTTGAAATGGGTATTACATAACATCTTGAGATTCTCATATTGGTTATAACTTTTGAATATGTTTATGTTCTTTATCAGGTGAGAAAAATGGAGGAAGAATTGAAGGAAATGCAAGAGAGATATTCAGAAATTAGTTTGAGATTTGCAGAGGTTGAAGGTGAGAGACAACAATTGATTATGACATTGAGGAATTTTAAGAATCCTAAGAAGATCTAATAAGGAATAATAAAAAGTTGTTTGCTATATATAGAATTAactatgtataaaaaaatatttaccataAAAAGTAAAATGTTACTTATGGAGTTTTATCTAGGTGGTAAGAAATTTGTGTCTTATATCATGTTGTTGGCTTCAGTTTTAtgtattcttttcatttttttattgtcttgaaatattattagcaattttgttctttttattattatagtatTGGAAGTTTTACTTGTTAATTGTTTTATCTATGAATAAATTTGGGAAAGGAAAGAAATCTAGTGGAATTTAGGTATCCAGAGTTTCCACACAAAATTGAGATCAAGATCGTAAGTAATACATCGCGAGTCTTGAGAATTCGTTGTCGATTTTTCTTTTCTCGTAGAAGAAACAATTGCAGTATCTTGAGAATAAGCATTGGCTAACTCCCTACTGTCCATCATTTACAACAAGGACTATTGAGGTATTTAAGTCTTAAACTTCAGGACAGTGTCTCATTTCGTAGGAACCTCAAAGtggttttatttcattatatttcaTCTCAATTCTTTCTTAGATTCCTTTCTCAATGGAATTACATAACACCCTAAGTTTCTTTCAAACTTATACAAATTTAGAAAGGTTCAATTGAACTtgtaattataaaacaaaaaacaaaaaataattacattaatttaaaaaatgcacCAAATGTCTGGAGTCTTAACTAATGTCAACTCTCAGAGTTTGTATTGGTAActacttttgtattttttttttatattattggtTATGTCTGATAGATATTaagaaaatttgattgaaaCCTACATATTACTAttcgatttattttttttttatagtggaCAATCTTGTTTGAAAGAAATAGTCTAACTTCGATTATCATAGTCGTTCGATCATTTTAGAAAATTGGTGGGATCGGTTGaagagttaatcgtttttctcaAAAATTTACGTGATCGATAATATTTTGGTCAACATATTTGTATTCTTTACCTGTTgtcaagttttttttatttttctatttctaattttgttaactttttaattttttaattttgtcatGTCATACTTTAAAGTTGTGATTAAatggtttttttaaatattttaatatacattaatcattattttaagtCTTACTTAGGAgtcttgtttgatatttaggtttttaagttttttttaatgaatttttatctaaaactcaatcattatttcatttatctaactactctttttatttatcaaaatattaaattacattttatttaattatttaaaattaacttatccTTCAATTTAGAGAAAGagaatgtaaaaatattttcataaataaatacacACAAACtgtttattctttataaattatcaatcaggattttttcaaaatgtgttttcaatattttttcttaagatAAAGACATACAATCCTAAAGAACGTGgatgacatgaaaaaaaaagtgacaATGTACCATTTGTAAATTAATCCATGGAATTAcataacacaaaattataagtttctttcaaacttataaaaatttagagagGCTCAGTTGAACAAATTGTagttataaaacaaaaaatcaaaattaatcatattatttaaaaattaatgcaCTAAATGTCTAGAATCTTAACTAATGTCATAACTACCAAGGAGTTGGTATCCACTCATCATTTAGTTTTGTATGGTCGGatagttaaaatttgaattttttaaattttttattattatatattatttaaatttgtcaaatttTGATTGACACAAATAATACGAAAAAACTACATATTTAGGTAATTATTTCGATTATATTTTGGTGGATTATCTTGTTTGGAAGAAATCTTTtaactttcaattttcataGTCGTTTGATCATTCCAAAAAAATGGTGGAGttggtttgaaaattaatcgttcttctcgagaATTTACGAGATCGATAACCGGTTAGAAGATAAcgtatttgtattttttctattttcaagttctgtaacttttttatattttttaattttatacgaCATgcttaaactatatttttttttcaaattttaacaaaattgaaCCATTTTTTTTAGTCTAAGTTAAGGGTCTTGTTTGATATGTAGGTTTTTGaggttttaaatttatttttttacttaaactcAAACTCActttaattatctaataactctttttaactataaaaatatcaaacttaccttttatttaattatttaaaattaatttattattcaatttagactttgaaaaaataaaaatatttttcttgaatAAACACCCAAAAACggattattctttttaaattatcaaacaacattttttaaaatcctTATAAAACcccaaaaaattaaagaaaaatcaaacaaacactatcaaatttgattttacTAAAAttgacttaaataaataaaataaaaaataattggcaCTTTTTCCCTTTATGAACTTGAATGCAAAGGAAACATAATATCACATGATTGATAGTGATTTCAATAGAAAACAGAAAGCCGTGTCCAATTTCTTAACTTgctcaataattttattttttattttttattttataatggattatatataaaaaaaaattgtattattatttattagtggTTGCCATGTAACTATAATTGtgattaattcaaaataaacgtataactattttattataacatatcATACCAAATCCGTGTAATTTGTCACATTAATGTCAACTATggatcatatataattaataatactgaTTTAACTTGTGATTTAAGCTgctatatattttctaattattttatactatatttttattaattggaTTGGTATGCTTCACGTTCTGGCCggttcatatatttatttataaaatcttttctatatttaaaaaaaatattaatctaaagTCATTGAGATTTGACATTTATTATGATGTAAGATCAAAACTATTGAAAGAATATTAAACATTGTATACATATATAGTCaccaaataataattagtttaaataaagtCAAATCTTTCCAATGTTGGTACATCTTTCCTAATCTTTATATGATTCCGAGAAGATTTGAATTGGAATTTGCATTTTTGACGAAAATGTCCTTAcccataacaaaataaataaaaataacaataagaaatgaaatatgaaactaGGAGTTTGTTTGAGGAAGttattttttgggttttttccaaaaaaaattttgatgaattaaaaatagaaaaaaactggtttttatttatttatgaccAAATTACCctttatatctatatttatatttaataattaatttataaaaaaaggtaagggataattttaatattttaatagataaatagaTTGATAATGTGATGGTtgagttttgggataaaaattgagttttatcccaataactcattcatcaaacaagccATAAATCATTTTGATAAGACATACCTTCATATTAGATGAATTGGTGTTGCTCTCGAGCCAAAGTATTCCCGAGGAAATAACACGAAAAGGACAACGTATGAGAAGATTCGTCACCACCCGAAACAATTTGAATAACTTTTACTTCTTCCCTTGTCATCCATCAAGATTCTTCGGCGAATAATCTTCCAACCAAATAAAGACACATTGAGAGGGATCGTCGTAGTTCTACACCTAATCATATCATAtgatcattcaataattaaatattaaaacaatttcacATTGAaggataaaattaatttaatcttataaatataagacAATTTCATGAATCAAAACCATATCAATCATGTATCTAACAACCCTTTCACATATATTATAcatgaaaagataaaaaaaaaaacaaagaccCTACaaagttcatatatatattatatatatataaaataaacttcccaagatggaaataaataaaatatgtataattttgtttagaagcataatcatatttataatttatattatatgatatttCTCATCAACCCATAAACAATGACAAGAGCCATTACAAGAGAATGATCAACATTTGGCTCCACCACCAAGGTCAACACATCATCTCCAAGCAAAACTCCACCACCACCCCATGattccttcttcttcacctCCGCCACAGCACCACCTCCATCACCACCCTCCACAACCCTAAACCCCGATTTCCCCGACTTTCCTTCAATCTTATAACTCTCTTGTGTCCCTCGTGCATAATCGCATCCCATAATTACCTTACACTCTCTAATAGGCGATCTATTAAGAATACCACAACTTTTAGTTTCTTTTGCTTGAAACCATGGCATCTCTTTCGTCGACGTCCCCTTATAACCATACCAACATCCACTCCCACAAGTTCTCTACacaaatttcacaaatatataGTGTTAATGTAAATGggtaatgaaatttatttattcttttgtaAAGCTTGTCTTGTTTATATGAAAATTGTATATATGTACCTTGCCCTTAAGGGAGAAGAGGACATTTCCTTCGAGGTCCATAAGTTGTACTTCTCGACTATTCTTGACACCATAGTTATCAACACGATATACAATTACACCTTTTGAATCGTAGACAGTGCAACCATTCCCATGGAATATAAGTGATTTCGTCCATATTGTGTATGTTTCTTTACTACTTGAAGTTCTCGAATCGCTCATGGTTGAATCTCGAGTAGTACTACAACTTCTTGTTGTTGGTGTCTCCATTTGAGGATATATTTTTGCCATTGTGGTAGAAATCATTGAACAAATAGCATGTAGAGAGAAGAgtaggaggaggagaagaaggaagaatagAGAAAATTATTTGTGTTATAGAAATGAATAACTCCTTGAGATggtatttatacatttaatttgattttttaattaaaaggagAAATGGGTcaaagatatttatttaatatatttcactCTCTATGGGCCTTTTCTAATAACTTTATGAATTTCTTAGCGGGTGGTGATTACAAGGATAAGACATTGGCACGTTTTAAAGCATATTGTTTACACTTTTCCTTGATTGACGAAACAATTAaggattatttataaaagttatttctctatttttattatgactttaaaattataataaatatttagaatatttaaaaattatagagAATCTGGTTTAGCTTTCTGATTTTGATACTATTTTAACAATTGTAGATGATCTTAGTGAGTGttgaatgaaattatttgaaaagggaatgttgaatatattaaatgtgtggaataatatatatgtttgaattttattactggaatttttatttgaaaaacacaCTCACATAATATGTGAagaacaaattatattttacatcctcacattagaaaaaataaatatataaataaaattcaaattagataaataaactaataaaggGGAGACccaggttatatatataatattttaagtcaCTCGAATTacaaccaaaatatatatagaccGATATATCCTCCCTTATATCGAAATGAATTGTGACGGCGAAATAGAATGATGTTTTATGCCATGCTgttattttcattcaaatttctATGATTAACTAATGATAAATATTGTcatgattttctttttatttttctaattttcacatttttaaaaatttggattgaaagtaaattataaaatattttctaaattggAGAgcctattttctttttttatgaaACTTTATAAGACTGGAtcactctttttttttgttattggtAAAATCTACAATTTCTTTGATCAAATCCTCAAAATCTTTGTAGATCAATAATAAAATCCCAACAAAACTATCTATCTAATTctgctattattattattattattaagatgatttgatatatgtttaattaaattaataattttttagacaAATTAGAATGAAGTTCCTTTTTCTTTATCTTGCTCTAAAGAAGCTTATTTTGGTGCATTATACAGTCACACTAATGTGTAATACATTTGAATCTATGTAATAATGTATTTGCTATGTCATTTAGGGATAGACAATATTGAATCATTATGGTTGTATTAAATTTCAAACCTTAGTTTAAATGATATGGTAATCTATTGTTCCTCTATTCCTTTTTTCACATAATTCAAGATAAGACAAAATTGAAAGAGAAGAGTGTCATGGGATTTAAGTGGGTTAAGGTGAAGAAACGTGttagtttatttcaaaaaataattctaatcgGACAAAAAATAGAAAGAACGTTGAATAATTTACTTTTTGAGAATTAATTACAACACGTTATCTATCAACTCGAAGAGGTGATAAGTGAGTGTCATAGAATTCGGTTGTCTTGACgaatttcattataaatttcACGATTTTGAAAGGAACTTGTGACTAAACCAAACATCTTTACACTTTAAATGACATTTATTGAGTCTTCATTTGTTATTTAagtttatcataattttttgtGTTTAAACCTAATTTTAAGATGAAACTTCATGTAATTTAACCGTATATAAAAAgattttacaaaagaaataaattaatttaagattttcatataaaatagtTCAATGGTAGCGGGATTACCCGCTGAGTAGACAAtaagatttgaaagaaaaaacaaatcaacttaagattttcatataattaatacaGGTTTAATTAATATCTATagtccaatttatttatttttaaactatggGTACATATCTATTACTCATAAGCCAAACTAAGGAAGTTCTCTACAAAAACAAATGCTAAATGCCATCATAAATGGaagaaacaaataaatgtaattaatattattatttttctgtaATAGAGAAATAATACAGCTAAAAATTAGAGTGTTATGATTATCagtattaaatcaaatatttgaatatttaaatcaGCTTAATTTGCTTTGATTATGACATTCTTtgactatttaatatatttaaatatatatttaattaactcccatttcttaataatattttgctAAGATCCCATTTCTTAATTGCAGTGTACTAGAAGAAGACCTATAAAAAAAACACCAATAATACAagtgtaaattattattattattatttggtatATATCCCATGTTTCTTGTGTGAAACAAATAACACTTCTCATCTTAATTTTgaccatattttaaaaataataatatttatattatttaattaattttcctatTTGATTGGATCAGTATAGTA includes:
- the LOC124941620 gene encoding protein LURP-one-related 3-like, encoding MSDSRTSSSKETYTIWTKSLIFHGNGCTVYDSKGVIVYRVDNYGVKNSREVQLMDLEGNVLFSLKGKVRTCGSGCWYGYKGTSTKEMPWFQAKETKSCGILNRSPIRECKVIMGCDYARGTQESYKIEGKSGKSGFRVVEGGDGGGAVAEVKKKESWGGGGVLLGDDVLTLVVEPNVDHSLVMALVIVYGLMRNII